A single genomic interval of Juglans regia cultivar Chandler chromosome 1, Walnut 2.0, whole genome shotgun sequence harbors:
- the LOC108996307 gene encoding 15-cis-zeta-carotene isomerase, chloroplastic, which translates to MATTLLVSNPFSPLPHRSFGHKRSTHLLRRPAFTLKTLRIPSFKESFHSSPFASNSNSNSNSLPLFTRRFQLAARISTGDTETKISSDDDDDDDDDESSAVLLMGEDSASFDLAQQKISSWIYFSLILGVVLFVLDFVWIDNSTGFGKAFVDAVSGLSGSHEVVMLTLVLIFAVVHSGLASLRDVGEKLIGERAFRVLFAGTSLPLAVSTIVYFINHRYDGQQLWQLQSVPGLHQFVWLSSFISFFFLYPSTFNLLEVAAVEKPKMHLWETGIMRITRHPQMVGQVVWCLAHTLWIGNSVAVAASVGLIGHHLFGVWNGDRRLAIRYGEDFESVKRRTSVIPFAAILEGRQKLPKEYYKEFIRVPYLTITALTLGAYFAHPLMQAASFGLHW; encoded by the exons ATGGCTACTACTCTTCTCGTCTCAAACCCCTTCTCTCCCTTACCTCACCGCTCCTTTGGTCATAAGCGGTCGACCCACCTACTCAGACGGCCTGCCTTTACCCTCAAAACTCTGCGCATACCCTCTTTCAAGGAATCCTTCCATAGTTCACCATTTGCTTCCAATTCCAATTCTAATTCCAATTCCCTCCCATTATTCACCCGGAGGTTTCAGCTGGCCGCCCGAATTTCCACGGGTGATACGGAGACAAAGATATCCtccgatgatgatgatgatgatgatgatgatgagtctTCAGCAGTGTTGTTGATGGGCGAGGACTCCGCCTCGTTCGACTTGGCCCAGCAGAAGATATCTTCTTGGATATATTTCTCTCTTATTCTTGGAGTGGTTCTGTTTGTGCTTGACTTTGTTTGGATTGATAACTCGACTGGCTTCGGCAAGGCCTTCGTCGACGCTGTTTCGGGACTTTCGGGCAGCCATGAG GTTGTGATGTTGACCCTCGTTCTCATTTTTGCGGTTGTCCACAGTGGCTTGGCTAGTCTCCGAGATGTGGGTGAAAAACTCATAGGAGAACGTGCTTTCCGTGTTCTGTTTGCAGGGACATCTCTACCGTTGGCTGTTAGTACTATT GTGTATTTTATCAACCACAGATATGATGGACAACAATTATGGCAGCTCCAGAGTGTTCCTGGGCTTCACCAATTCGTGTGGCTCTCTTcttttatctctttctttttcctctatcCTTCAACCTTTAATTTGTTGGAGGTAGCGGCAGTTGAGAAGCCTAAAATGCATCTTTGGGAGACTGGGATCATGAGAATCACGAGGCACCCACAG ATGGTTGGGCAGGTAGTCTGGTGCCTGGCTCACACCCTTTGGATAGGAAACTCGGTGGCTGTAGCAGCCTCTGTTGGATTGATTGGACACCATCTCTTTGGTGTTTGGAATGGAGATAGGAGGTTAGCTATACGGTACGGCGAGGATTTCGAATCTGTGAAAAGGCGAACAAGTGTAATTCCATTTGCAGCGATTCTTGAAGGCCGTCAAAAGTTGCCAAAAGAATACTACAAAGAATTTATTCGAGTTCCATATTTGACAATCACAGCATTGACATTAGGTGCATATTTTGCACACCCACTAATGCAGGCAGCTAGTTTCGGTCTTCATTGGTAG
- the LOC108996339 gene encoding uncharacterized protein LOC108996339 encodes MGKETHLKDGVSNEDCSSIESEELGSHPCHSFDKEAGLPSCRVCQCTESDKMGDAVLGFLGISPPLQDASKSYGEVQPDRKEVIKDIENKFSLKKNGGRERGLVEFIGPDGEVFICNTDLEMGSCHHQDTLVELGCSCKNDLALVHYACALKWFVNHGSTVCEICGCVAKNIRTADFKKVVGSLKEFEALRERTASGEPSPAPLRTNQGVDPDAVAAIRRQRLSEISLWFIPHNNSNYNNSAAVSQVVSEQPLNTVSEDVVPDENPATKWAVEGTGILLATGLLTVTLAWLIAPRVGKKTARSGLHILLGGICALTIVVFFRFFVLTRIKYGPARYWAILFVFWFLVFGIWASRTHGTHSA; translated from the exons ATGGGAAAGGAAACACATTTGAAGGATGGAGTCAGCAATGAGGATTGCTCTTCTATCGAGAGTGAAGAATTGGGGTCTCACCCATGTCATAGTTTTGACAAGGAGGCAGGCCTGCCAAGTTGTCGTGTGTGCCAATGTACTGAATCTGACAAAATGGGGGATGCTGTTTTAGGATTTTTGGGCATCTCTCCTCCATTACAAGATGCAAGTAAAAGCTATGGGGAGGTTCAGCCTGATAGAAAGgaagtaatcaaagatattgaaaataaattttctctaaaaaagAATGGAGGAAGAGAACGTGGGCTTGTGGAGTTTATTGGCCCTGATGGGGAGGTTTTCATTTGTAATACAGATTTGGAGATGGGCTCGTGTCACCACCAAGACACATTGGTAGAGCTTGGTTGTTCTTGCAAAAATGACCTTGCTTTAGTACACTATGCTTGTGCTTTAAAATGGTTTGTTAACCATGGATCCACTGTTTGTGAAATCTGTGGATGTGTTGCAAAAAATATTAGAACTGCAGACTTcaaaaaggttgtgggttctTTAAAGGAATTTGAAGCATTGAGAGAAAGGACTGCTAGTGGAGAACCCAGTCCTGCACCCTTGCGTACAAATCAAGGTGTAGATCCCGATGCTGTTGCTGCCATCCGAAGGCAACGGCTTAGTGAGATTTCATTGTGGTTTATTCCACATAATAATAGTAACTATAATAATTCTGCTGCAGTTTCACAGGTTGTTTCTGAACAACCTTTGAATACTGTCTCAGAAGATGTTGTCCCCGACGAAAATCCTGCAACCAAGTGGGCCGTGGAAGGTACTGGGATTCTGCTTGCTACAGGACTTCTTACTGTTACTCTTGCATGGCTCATTGCACCTCGTGTTGGGAAG AAAACTGCCAGAAGTGGCCTTCATATTCTCCTTGGAGGCATTTGTGCTCTAACAATTGTGGTTTTCTTTCGCTTT TTTGTGCTTACCAGAATCAAGTATGGACCTGCACGCTACTGGGCAATCTTGTTCGTCTTTTGGTTTCTTGTCTTTGGTATATGGGCTTCACGGACACATGGCACTCATTCAGCATGA
- the LOC108996383 gene encoding uncharacterized protein LOC108996383: protein MLPLKLVRALVLGETINNPLQQSCDHDDNDHLARDANDVLSRHKERRRRRIKTSADKITIIKSPLLLFLPTKELITDTYRLATIARDMGMDLYPTPSLSHIIFSYPSSSSSSSSPSTSSSSSPYPISWSSSSLSSSYLPNDAVPLPFPSLTTASLTHLRSFVTLSKGLFKLAFIKATHSPSKATADTTSNWDCCSLSLFSRLTGNRIDTMDGFSRSLAGMGWTLFKTNQNPSSDSGDGRVSGGNLVYLFRKVGSSRVRLGRVNGDGGSGGECRIRELRLPPLDFGNAPLRILQYILLMTDDIFYLA, encoded by the coding sequence ATGCTCCCACTAAAGCTGGTACGCGCTCTGGTCTTGGGAGAAACCATTAACAACCCTTTGCAGCAATCCTGTGACCACGATGACAATGACCATCTTGCTCGAGATGCCAATGATGTCCTTTCCCGTCACaaggagagaaggagaaggagaatcAAAACCAGCGCTGACAAAATCACCATAATAAAATCCCCACTACTCCTATTCCTCCCAACAAAAGAGCTCATCACAGACACATACAGACTCGCCACCATAGCCAGAGACATGGGCATGGACTTGTACCCCACTCCATCTCTATCTCACATCATTTTTTCATACCCATCATCATCGTCATCCTCCTCATCCCCATCAACCTCCTCCTCATCATCACCATACCCCATATCGTGGTCATCCTCATCGCTCTCATCCTCctacttaccaaatgatgccgTTCCCCTCCCATTTCCTTCACTTACTACGGCCTCTCTCACCCACCTCCGTTCCTTTGTGACACTTTCCAAAGGCCTCTTCAAACTGGCCTTTATCAAAGCCACCCATTCCCCTAGCAAAGCAACCGCCGACACCACGAGTAACTGGGATTGTtgctcactctctctcttctcccggCTTACGGGCAACCGAATAGACACCATGGATGGCTTTTCTCGGTCTCTGGCAGGGATGGGTTGGACCCTTTTCAAGACCAACCAAAACCCATCTTCGGATTCCGGGGATGGGCGAGTTTCTGGTGGGAATTTGGTGTATTTGTTCAGGAAGGTCGGGTCCAGCCGGGTTCGGTTAGGGCGGGTAAATGGAGATGGTGGGAGTGGTGGAGAGTGCAGAATTAGGGAGTTGAGGTTGCCCCCATTGGATTTTGGGAATGCCCCTTTGAGGATTTTGCAGTACATTCTTCTAATGACCGATGATATCTTCTATCTAGCTTGA